AAAATGTCATTGCCAGCATTACCTGTCAACGAATCTCTTCCGGCACCTCCGTTGAGCGTGTCAGCACTCGCACCCCCGAGAAGCGAGTCATTGCCGGCAAGTCCGTTAAGCGTATCGCTGCCGCCTTGGCCCCGCATCCAGTTGTCCAAGGCATTGCCCGTCCAGCTGTGGTTAGCAGTGCTGCCGGCCAGGCCCATCAGGCTCTCGACATTCTCGGCCAAGCTGTACGTCCCGAGATCGGTCTGAACCGCGTCATTGCCCCCGCCCAGCGCCTCCGTGACCGTATCCTGCAAAGAGTCAACGTCATAAATGTCGTTGCCTGAACCTCCCGTCATAATGTCGTTTCCGATCCCCCCGATCAGGAAGTCATTGCCCGCGAGGCCGTTAAGCGTATCGGTCCCATTCGCACCTCGTATCCAGTTGTCGAGGGCATTACCCGTCCAGTTGTGGTTAATGGTCCCGCCCGCCACGCCCATCAATTTCTCGACATTCTCCCCCAAAGTGTAATCACCGAGATCGGTCTGCACCGTGTCGCTACCCTCACCCAGCGCCTCGGTGACCGTATCCTGCAGGGAGTCAACCACATAAATATCATTGCCCGCGCCTCCGCTCATGGTGTCGTTTCCTGCGCCACCGGTGAGGAAGTCATTACCGGCAAGCCCGTTGAGCGTATCGTTCCCGTTTTCGCCTCGCATCCAGTTGTCGAGGGCATTGCCGGTCCAGCTGTGGTTAACCGTACTGCCTATCACACCCATCAATTTCTCGACATTTTCGCCTAAAGTGTAATCGGCGAGCTCGGCCTGAACAGCGTCGCTGCCCTCGCCCGGCTGCTCCGTGACCGTATCCTGCACAGAGTCAACCAGGTAGATGTCATTACCGGCGCCTCCATTCATGGTGTCGTTACCGATGCCCCCGTTGAGCCAGTCGTTTCCCTGGCCGCCGTTTATTGTGTCGCCTCCGGCACCCCCAACAAGTGCGTCATTACCTGCAAGCCCATTGAGCGTGTCATTTCCATTTTCGCCTCGCATCCAGTTGTCGAGGGCGTTGCCGGTCCAGCTGTGGTTAATGGTGCTGCCTGCCACACCCATCAATTTCTCGACATTCTCGCCTAAGGTATAAGCTCCGAGAACGGTCTGAACCGTGTCACTACCTTCGCCCAGTTCTTCGGTGACCGTATCCTGCAGAGAGTCAACCACATAAATGTCGTTGCCTAAACCTCCCCGCATGATATCGCTTCCGCCCCCGCCGGTAAGGAAGTCATCCCCGCCAAGGCCATTGAGCGTATCGTTCCCGTTTTCGCCTCGGATCCAGTTGTCGAGGGCATTGCCGCTCCAGATGTGGTTAGTGGTGCTGCCCGCCACGCCCATCAATTTCTCAACATTCCCGCCTAAACTGTATTCGGCTAGATCGGTCTGAACCGTGTCACTGCCCTCGCCAGCCTCCTCCGTGACCGTATCCTGCAGAGAGTCGACCACGTAAATGTCATCGCCCGCGCCTCCGCTCATGATGTCGTTACCGGTGCCGCCGTTGAACCAGTCGTTGCCAGTACCGCCACTCATGACGTCGTTGTCGGCCCCGCCGTCCAGAGTGTCGTTGCCGGTGTCCCCGGTGAGGGTGTCATCGCCCGCGGCGCCGAGCAGCCTGTCATCGCCAGCAAGTCCATTGAGTTCATCGGTGCCGGCGCTGCCTTGAATCCAGTTATTGAGTTCGTTGCCGGTCCAGTTCCGGTTCCCGATCGAGCCGCTAGCGGTTACCAGCCTCTCGATGTTCGCACCCAATACATAGAAATCCAGTGCGGCCTCAACCGTATCGACCCCGGCCCCAGACGCTTCGTTGACAACATCTGCTGCACTATCCACGACGTAAGCGTCGTCGCCTGCTCCGCCGGTCATGGTGTCGTCGCCAACGCCGCCGACGAGCCTGTCGTTTCCCTCGCCGCCATTCAGCGTATCATCGCCATCAAGACCGTTGAGGATGTCACTGCCATATAGTCCGTACATCACGTCATCGGTCGCGTTGCCATTGAGCGTATCGTTGACAGGGGTCGCGAGCGTGCCATTACCCGTCCTGACAGTGAAGGTTTCCTGCACGAACGCACCAGTCTGATCCGTCGATCTCACCGTCAACGTGTAGGTGGTGTTGGCTGGCAAAACGGATGATCGTGTGACAGAGCCTGCTCCATTCACGGCAAATCCGGCGCCGGCGGATTGCGAAAGTAACGTATAGGTGAATGACGTGCTGTTGAGATCTTCCGTACTAAGGGTAGCGATGGTTCCTGCTCCGGGAAGGCCTGAACCTGGTGCAGTGCCATTCCATTTGATGTTGGTTGGTGCAATGACATCCGGGCCGGCGATTGCAATGGTTTGGTCGGCGAACCGGAGAAGCTCTATATTCTTCAGCTTGTCGACGTCATCAACGAGTATCGACGGCCGGACAACCGGGCCGTCATTCAGATCGGTGACAGAAATGAAACCATCTCCGTCGAGGTCGGCAGCCCGTGTGGTAACGGTACGGCCTTCAATGACGTAATCGGCAAGGTTTCCCTGAAAGACAGCCGTATCACTGTTATCGGTGGGCGTCGTGTCGTGCAGGATCTCGCGTACGATACTGAGCTGGCTGGGATTGATTTCGCGCGACAGCATGAGGGGCAAAAGTTCCGCCATGCTTTCCACACTGGTTACGGTTGGATGCCCGGTCACAGCAATGCGGACATTCAGCCAGGCGTCGCCGTCCAGGATGTCGAAACCCCCACGTCCCTGTAATACGTCATTGCCATCGCCGCCGATGATGATATTACCGTCCCGAAAACTCGTCACTCCTGCACCGAGCAATGCCTGCAGCCCGTCTATGCGATTGATCCCCGCCTGGTCGAGGACATGGTCATCAAACGATAGTCCAGGTTCTGCGAAACCGGGCGACCCCCGGTTATCCCCGCGCAGAATGTCGTCGTGGGTCCACCCCGACATAGATTCGACCAGGTCGTAGCGATCGCGAAGTATATCGGCCTCTACCGTGGAAAATACCTTGACCGTGAGATCGTGATCAACCCCATACGCGTCTGTCTTGGCGATGCTCCAGTCGAAGCCGAACATGCCTTCGTTGCGCTGGATGCCTACTCCCGATACCATGATATCGTCACCGGATTCACCATCATAATCCGTGTCGTTACCCTGGCCAAACATTACGTCGTGCCCAATGATGGGGCTATTGAAAAAGAGCTCCGAATTTTCCCCCGCGAGCGTGTCGAAACCCTCGCCGCCTTCCAGCCAGTCATCCCCTTCGTTGCCAAGCAGGGTGTCCCCACCCGCACCAGCCATTACAAAATCGTCCTCTCTGCCAGCGAAGACTTCGTTAGTGTCCGCCCCTGCGTGGATGAAGTCCTTTCCGCCTCCGCCCAGCACTATATCCAAACCGGGGCCGGCGCTGATGACGTCGTTTCCATCCTGGCCGCGCAGAAAATCGTCACCGAAGGGATCGATGATGATGTCATCCCCGTCACCACCGAAGACCGTGTCGGCCTCGCTTTGCGCATTGAGCAGATCATTGCCGCCATCCCCCCAGAGGGTGTCGATGCCACGATCGCCTACAAGGGTATCCGCGCCTTCCGAACCTCCCAACACCACATGCTCCCCACCTCTGAACTTCAGGTAATTGGTATCGGGTCCCGGCGTATTCGGGTTGTTACGCAACACCTTCGGGCCGAGAATCGGATTATTGTCAGTCGGGTCGGGGCCGATCTGCTTGGACAGGTCGAGCTCTAGAATATGATCCGCCCTGTCGAAAATCGCGCCGGGAAGATGTGCCGCGTCGTCATTGCCCAGATCGGTATTGCGCATGGTGAGCGCGGAGAACGTGTTCGCCTCAAGCTCGTTCAGCAGATTGGTGCCTTGCAGGCGGCTCAGATAGTAAAAGCGGTCACCATTCTGCAGGTTCTCCAACTGTGTCTCGAACACGAAATTGAAAGTCGAGCCCAGCATTCCACCAAATTCCATCTTCGATTCTGCCAGGCCGCCGATCCAGAAGTCGACCTTGTTCAGGCCTGTTTCGATGGCGCTCCATGTGCCGGTATGGTTCAGGAAATCTATCCGGTCAGCGGGCGCTATTTCATTTGCTTCGATGGTGCCATTACCGTTGAGATCGAAATCGCCCATGACGATAAGCGTCGCAGCATCCCGCTTTCCCTGCAGGGTCGCCGCATCCACGACAGTTTGGTGCGTTCCATAGGCGGCGATGAAATTAATGATCGAGACAGGGTTCTTGATATTTTGCGCGTAGTCCGTCCAGCTCTCATAGGGTTTCAGCTGGGGATCGGCGGTCATGTCGTAGAACTGCTTCCGCGCATCGTTGAAAGTTGGAATTCCGGTATCACGCGCGCGCGCAATATTTATCGCGGCCAGATCGAGCGGGATGCCAAGTAGGGTGTTACGCACCGCGCTGGCTACGAACTCATCGATTTCGTTGCCAAGCTGCCGCGTCATCCCGCGCACGATCGCGCCGGTGGCCTCCTCGGCGGTCGCACCGCTTGCGGTAAATGCCAACGGGTTAAGAAACGCGTCAAACAAGGCAACGTCATTGGGGCTCATGTCCGCGTTTGTGCGCGCTACCGTGTCGGTAAGCATGGAGTGGCCGAAGCGATATACGACGTGCGCGAACTCGGCAAGTATCTGGGGGTCCAGGTCGGGCGAGTTAGAAAAAACAAAGGGATCAACGTTGGGCTGAACCTTGCGCGCAAATTCCTCGAATACCAGGTGTTGATACTCCATCTCGGTCACAAACTTCGCGGCCTGGAACAGGCGCTCGCCATCCCACACCAAAGAGTCGATCGCGGCTCCAGTTGGAATCGCTGTCACATCGTTAATAAGCCACTGGTTGATAAATGCCAGATCTCCAGACTGAAGGATGGTGGCTTTATTGGCTTCGACCATACGGTTGTGCTCGCCATGGAAGACGTTGTGCACTGCGGTCAGGCCGATATTCTCGTTGCCACGGCCGTCGCCGGTTATGAAATGCGCATCGAGAAGCTCGTTGTCGTAATTGCCGCCGGTGGGCGAGCCGTCTGAATTTGCCAGCCCGACCGCCGTGTCGCTATCCGCGACTTTACCGTTGGGGACGGCGAAGTGGGCAATATCGTCGAGAAAGGCATGGCCCGTGCGATAGGCGTTAGCTGGGACGGCCAGGCCTCCTGCCGCGCCCTCGACAAACCCGTCGGGCGTCGCAAACTGCGCAAAGCCGTGAGTGCCGGGAATGAATTTGCCGTACGCATCAGTTCTCAGCAGTGGCACGTTATTGATGTCAGAATCGGTGAGCGTGATGCCGAGCAGGTTTTTCGCCTGCGCTTTGACTTCGGCCCAGTTCGCAATTCCGCCCGCACCGTCGAGTAAGCGGCCGGTGGCAACCGCAAAGGCATCGGGAATACCGTCACTATTGGTATCGACGGAGAACTTGTATTCCCGCAGAAATACCTGGTGCGAGGCGTGTGAGGTATAGGTCTGATTCTGGTCCACGAAAGCGGTAGTCGTGTTCGTGTGTTCGGTCTTCAGGCCAGTAGCCGGATTGACGGCGGGAGTCGCTCGGGTGAGGGCCATGAAATTGGCTGCCCCGGGCGCGGTACTGTACAAAGGGTCGTCCGGTTGCAACGGAATGTAAACCGTGCCGTTACCCCCTTTGGTTATGAGGTCGAGGCCGTGATCGAAGAACTGGCCGAAAAACGTGAACCAGCCGTTGAATCCGGGAGATAGTCCGATATCGGGGGATTGGTTGGGTATAAATCCGAGCTCTTCGTTGGTAGGTATGTAATCCGGAGGGGGCGAAGCGCCGTTATGGGCCTCCTGATAAGCCGCGATGGAGAGCGGATTGCTGTGCCATGCCGCAACTGCAGCAGGGTTGTCGCGCGACATATCAACGAGCAGGTTGCTGATAGTGCGGGGGTCCGCATCGGCAACACTGCCCGGTACTCCGTAATTATTGTTGCTGACGACGACTGGAGCTGGACCGGGCCCGTCGGGATCAAAAACATCCCCATCCGCGTCGTTCAGGAAGGCTGGCGGCAGGAGCCGCGGAAAGATGTTGTCAGCTGCGCCAAATTCACTTTGGCCCGGCAGGAGATTATTGAAACGACCATCGGTGGTGCGCAGGCCAAACGGCGTAAGTGCGGCTTGCGGTCCAATGATGTCGGCAAGCGATTCGCCCTGCGTATGCCGCTCAGAAATAGTTATTTGCTTAAGGATAAACTCGAGGTCAGCCTTGTTGACAGTGAAATTTGGGTTGGCCATTCAGATCTCCTAAGGGATTCAGATATTTTTCAAATCGTCTTGATTCTGGTTCTCCTAACAACGAAAAGTATTGTAACTATTCCCCCACAAGCATAAATTAAGCCATAAGCGATTTGTGGTTTCTATTCAGAGATATATGCATATCGATAGGGCGTACTGAAACCGAACCGTAAGATTCCTCGACAAAGCTGGGGCTGAGCAAAGCACGTTTTTGTAACAAATGGTTGAGAATCAGGTCGTTCCCCCAATTATTTCCTGTCAAGTTTGTCGACAGGTTTGCGCCCACTTGGCTCCGCTCACGAGAAGCCACAACTGACCTGGCTGATCTTCAGGTCCGCTTGGGGTTACGACGTATGGACGTTTTTTGATGGATAAGCTGGGAAATAGGGAAGAAGTGGGCGAAACGTCGGGTTGGTCTTCAAACAAAAAACTCGGCGGGCTAACGTTATGGCTCGGCTGCTACCCACGACGCCGGCCTTCCGTTTCGGTTCGCTGTATGTGTGGAGGCCGCTCTGGCGCTCTTTCTGCCGCAGCCTGCGGCGCCTACGATGAAAAAAAATTTG
The window above is part of the Nitrosospira sp. Is2 genome. Proteins encoded here:
- a CDS encoding peroxidase family protein, translated to MANPNFTVNKADLEFILKQITISERHTQGESLADIIGPQAALTPFGLRTTDGRFNNLLPGQSEFGAADNIFPRLLPPAFLNDADGDVFDPDGPGPAPVVVSNNNYGVPGSVADADPRTISNLLVDMSRDNPAAVAAWHSNPLSIAAYQEAHNGASPPPDYIPTNEELGFIPNQSPDIGLSPGFNGWFTFFGQFFDHGLDLITKGGNGTVYIPLQPDDPLYSTAPGAANFMALTRATPAVNPATGLKTEHTNTTTAFVDQNQTYTSHASHQVFLREYKFSVDTNSDGIPDAFAVATGRLLDGAGGIANWAEVKAQAKNLLGITLTDSDINNVPLLRTDAYGKFIPGTHGFAQFATPDGFVEGAAGGLAVPANAYRTGHAFLDDIAHFAVPNGKVADSDTAVGLANSDGSPTGGNYDNELLDAHFITGDGRGNENIGLTAVHNVFHGEHNRMVEANKATILQSGDLAFINQWLINDVTAIPTGAAIDSLVWDGERLFQAAKFVTEMEYQHLVFEEFARKVQPNVDPFVFSNSPDLDPQILAEFAHVVYRFGHSMLTDTVARTNADMSPNDVALFDAFLNPLAFTASGATAEEATGAIVRGMTRQLGNEIDEFVASAVRNTLLGIPLDLAAINIARARDTGIPTFNDARKQFYDMTADPQLKPYESWTDYAQNIKNPVSIINFIAAYGTHQTVVDAATLQGKRDAATLIVMGDFDLNGNGTIEANEIAPADRIDFLNHTGTWSAIETGLNKVDFWIGGLAESKMEFGGMLGSTFNFVFETQLENLQNGDRFYYLSRLQGTNLLNELEANTFSALTMRNTDLGNDDAAHLPGAIFDRADHILELDLSKQIGPDPTDNNPILGPKVLRNNPNTPGPDTNYLKFRGGEHVVLGGSEGADTLVGDRGIDTLWGDGGNDLLNAQSEADTVFGGDGDDIIIDPFGDDFLRGQDGNDVISAGPGLDIVLGGGGKDFIHAGADTNEVFAGREDDFVMAGAGGDTLLGNEGDDWLEGGEGFDTLAGENSELFFNSPIIGHDVMFGQGNDTDYDGESGDDIMVSGVGIQRNEGMFGFDWSIAKTDAYGVDHDLTVKVFSTVEADILRDRYDLVESMSGWTHDDILRGDNRGSPGFAEPGLSFDDHVLDQAGINRIDGLQALLGAGVTSFRDGNIIIGGDGNDVLQGRGGFDILDGDAWLNVRIAVTGHPTVTSVESMAELLPLMLSREINPSQLSIVREILHDTTPTDNSDTAVFQGNLADYVIEGRTVTTRAADLDGDGFISVTDLNDGPVVRPSILVDDVDKLKNIELLRFADQTIAIAGPDVIAPTNIKWNGTAPGSGLPGAGTIATLSTEDLNSTSFTYTLLSQSAGAGFAVNGAGSVTRSSVLPANTTYTLTVRSTDQTGAFVQETFTVRTGNGTLATPVNDTLNGNATDDVMYGLYGSDILNGLDGDDTLNGGEGNDRLVGGVGDDTMTGGAGDDAYVVDSAADVVNEASGAGVDTVEAALDFYVLGANIERLVTASGSIGNRNWTGNELNNWIQGSAGTDELNGLAGDDRLLGAAGDDTLTGDTGNDTLDGGADNDVMSGGTGNDWFNGGTGNDIMSGGAGDDIYVVDSLQDTVTEEAGEGSDTVQTDLAEYSLGGNVEKLMGVAGSTTNHIWSGNALDNWIRGENGNDTLNGLGGDDFLTGGGGSDIMRGGLGNDIYVVDSLQDTVTEELGEGSDTVQTVLGAYTLGENVEKLMGVAGSTINHSWTGNALDNWMRGENGNDTLNGLAGNDALVGGAGGDTINGGQGNDWLNGGIGNDTMNGGAGNDIYLVDSVQDTVTEQPGEGSDAVQAELADYTLGENVEKLMGVIGSTVNHSWTGNALDNWMRGENGNDTLNGLAGNDFLTGGAGNDTMSGGAGNDIYVVDSLQDTVTEALGEGSDTVQTDLGDYTLGENVEKLMGVAGGTINHNWTGNALDNWIRGANGTDTLNGLAGNDFLIGGIGNDIMTGGSGNDIYDVDSLQDTVTEALGGGNDAVQTDLGTYSLAENVESLMGLAGSTANHSWTGNALDNWMRGQGGSDTLNGLAGNDSLLGGASADTLNGGAGRDSLTGNAGNDIFKFSDVSDSGTTVATRDNILDFVIGQDKIDLSGIDAVTGGVDDNFSLIGGAAFTAVGQLRFFNSGGTTIVEGNVAGDLAADFQIALTGTHALQAAEFAA